In Tachysurus fulvidraco isolate hzauxx_2018 chromosome 1, HZAU_PFXX_2.0, whole genome shotgun sequence, a single window of DNA contains:
- the sod3a gene encoding extracellular superoxide dismutase — protein sequence MIKQSNMLLFLLTWVILVHTGEGIAFNHSKTSVVEAPMEVNLFNGTLFATCELIPDPKLPTGQPKIYGQVLFKQIFPGGKLEVLVNAHGLSTDDEQKRAIHIHQYGDLSQGCITAGPHYNPLGVNHPSHPGDLGNYVAINGTIRQHLNMEGATLFGGQSILGRAIVIHEKEDDFGLGSNEESKRSGNAGRRIAGCVIGISTPSLWEKLTMELGSEKSKAEHEK from the coding sequence ATTAAGCAAAGTAATATGCTACTATTTCTACTGACATGGGTGATACTTGTGCATACTGGAGAAGGGATTGCATTTAATCATAGCAAAACGTCTGTTGTTGAAGCTCCTATGGAGGTGAACCTCTTCAATGGAACTCTTTTTGCCACTTGTGAACTCATACCTGACCCCAAACTTCCCACTGGCCAACCTAAAATATATGGACAAGTTCTCTTCAAACAAATCTTCCCAGGAGGAAAACTGGAAGTGCTGGTCAATGCTCATGGCCTATCCACTGATGACGAGCAGAAGCGAGCTATTCACATCCATCAATATGGAGACCTGAGCCAAGGATGCATCACTGCTGGTCCACACTACAATCCCCTTGGGGTCAACCATCCCTCACACCCTGGTGATTTGGGAAACTATGTGGCCATCAATGGAACTATAAGGCAACATCTAAACATGGAAGGAGCCACCCTTTTTGGAGGTCAGTCAATTTTGGGACGTGCCATTGTGATCCATGAGAAGGAAGATGACTTTGGGCTTGGGTCAAATGAAGAGAGCAAACGAAGTGGGAATGCTGGAAGAAGGATCGCTGGATGTGTCATTGGCATCTCGACTCCTAGCCTATGGGAGAAACTCACCATGGAGTTAGGGAGTGAAAAGAGCAAGGCAGAACATGAAAAATAG